One genomic segment of Pirellulales bacterium includes these proteins:
- a CDS encoding metalloregulator ArsR/SmtB family transcription factor, translating to MSAKRRDPMSRELRQSAPVFAALGDETRLQLLARLSAHAPASITTLTEGSSLTRQAVTKHLRVLERAGLVRSEPAGRERLFEIRRDSLDDAFEFLERMSRQWDQALARLKSFVED from the coding sequence ATGTCAGCCAAACGACGTGACCCGATGAGCCGCGAGTTGCGGCAAAGCGCGCCGGTTTTCGCCGCACTGGGGGACGAAACGCGGCTGCAACTGCTGGCCCGGCTGAGCGCGCACGCGCCGGCGTCGATCACGACCTTGACCGAAGGTTCTTCGCTGACAAGGCAAGCCGTCACCAAGCATCTGCGGGTGCTGGAGCGCGCTGGCCTCGTGCGCAGCGAGCCTGCCGGCCGCGAACGGCTGTTCGAAATCCGGCGCGACTCGCTCGATGATGCCTTTGAATTCCTGGAACGAATGTCGCGCCAGTGGGACCAGGCACTTGCGCGATTGAAATCCTTCGTCGAGGACTAA
- a CDS encoding SRPBCC family protein encodes MVNSTTDRIEKSIEINAPVARVWRALADYKEFGEWFGVNLESPFVPGQPTRGQKMRTGYEHLTVEMVAVKMEPERLFSYHWHPYAIDPAVDYSQEPCTLVEFTLEKTATGTLLTVTETGFDAIPAERRAEAFRLHNEGWTMQVECVANYVSQTT; translated from the coding sequence ATGGTCAATTCGACAACCGATCGCATTGAAAAGAGTATCGAGATCAACGCACCGGTGGCGCGCGTCTGGCGGGCGCTGGCCGATTACAAAGAGTTCGGCGAGTGGTTCGGTGTGAACCTCGAATCGCCGTTCGTCCCAGGTCAACCGACGCGCGGCCAGAAAATGCGGACAGGTTACGAGCACCTCACAGTCGAAATGGTCGCTGTGAAGATGGAGCCCGAGCGGCTCTTTTCTTATCATTGGCACCCATACGCCATTGATCCGGCGGTCGATTATTCGCAGGAACCCTGCACGTTAGTGGAGTTCACGTTGGAGAAGACCGCCACGGGCACGCTGTTGACGGTCACCGAGACGGGATTCGACGCGATTCCCGCGGAACGGCGCGCCGAGGCGTTTCGATTGCATAACGAGGGATGGACCATGCAAGTCGAGTGCGTGGCCAACTATGTCAGCCAAACGACGTGA
- a CDS encoding SRPBCC family protein, which translates to MVSSSTDRIEKKIEIRAPAARVWRALTDYKEFSAWFGVNLESPFIAGRATHGHITHPGYEHLVMEVVVQKMEPERLFSFHWHPHAIDPQVDYSQETPTLVEFALEKTATGTLLTVAESGFDAIPAHRRDEAFRMNSQGWAIQIERVANYVANAA; encoded by the coding sequence ATGGTCAGCTCTTCGACCGACCGCATTGAAAAGAAGATTGAAATCCGTGCGCCCGCCGCCCGCGTGTGGCGAGCACTGACTGACTACAAGGAATTCAGCGCCTGGTTCGGCGTCAACTTGGAATCGCCGTTCATCGCGGGCCGGGCGACACATGGCCACATCACGCACCCCGGCTACGAGCATCTGGTCATGGAAGTGGTCGTGCAAAAGATGGAGCCGGAGCGCCTCTTCTCCTTTCATTGGCATCCGCACGCGATCGATCCGCAGGTCGATTACTCGCAGGAAACGCCTACGCTGGTGGAGTTCGCGCTGGAAAAGACGGCCACGGGCACACTGTTGACCGTCGCGGAGTCGGGCTTCGACGCGATTCCGGCACACCGCCGCGACGAAGCCTTCCGCATGAACAGCCAAGGATGGGCTATTCAGATCGAACGCGTCGCGAATTACGTCGCCAACGCTGCTTGA
- a CDS encoding BlaI/MecI/CopY family transcriptional regulator — translation MARPSAKELTERELEVMQVFWQHGEITAAQARDRLAEAGFDLAYVTVANLIRIVLEKGFLEQTNDERPYVYRAARSFDEVSQSLVGDLLRRVFQGSREQLLLNVLKRRRLTAKERALLREILEEQES, via the coding sequence ATGGCCCGACCTTCGGCCAAGGAACTCACTGAGCGCGAGCTCGAAGTGATGCAGGTCTTCTGGCAGCACGGCGAGATCACGGCGGCGCAGGCGCGCGATCGCCTGGCAGAGGCAGGATTCGACCTGGCTTACGTCACGGTTGCCAATTTGATCCGCATCGTGCTCGAGAAGGGATTTCTCGAGCAAACCAACGACGAACGTCCTTACGTGTACCGCGCCGCTCGATCGTTCGATGAAGTGTCGCAGAGCCTGGTAGGTGACCTGCTGCGACGCGTCTTTCAAGGCTCGCGCGAGCAGTTGCTATTGAACGTGCTCAAGCGGCGCCGCCTGACGGCCAAGGAGCGGGCCCTGTTGCGCGAAATCCTCGAGGAGCAGGAATCATGA